One stretch of Shewanella sp. Arc9-LZ DNA includes these proteins:
- a CDS encoding anti-phage deoxyguanosine triphosphatase, whose product MPDNTIESSNTEQNSRWQQRLLGEDKQRRNDHRSPYQRDRARILHSAAFRRLQAKTQVLGVGMNDFYRTRLTHSLEVSQIGTGITAQLRRKYPDLRYLLNSMSLIESICLAHDIGHPPFGHGGEVALNYMMRHHGGFEGNGQTFRILTRLEPYTPSWGMNLTRRTLLGVMKYPATYSQLYINQNRPDIANHRQLKPSEWPPVKGLFDDDIPIIDWVLAALSESDRQLFISSEQSHTHVDYPHLKTRYKSFDCSIMELADDIAYAVHDLEDAIVMGIVNQHQWQRDVVGQLTEIKDQWLISEIANIGDKLFSHEHHLRKDAIGTLVNGFVTAIGISTNPQFDEDLLKYNAELEPDFAAALHVLKQLVFKYVIRKPEIQMLEYKGQQIVMELFEAFASDPERLLPLNTRDRWLAERNDNNNPMRVIADYISGMTDEFAGRLHQQLFGSKTAGIMELSREQ is encoded by the coding sequence ATGCCTGATAACACCATCGAGTCCAGTAATACAGAACAGAACAGTCGTTGGCAGCAACGTTTACTCGGTGAAGATAAACAGCGCCGTAATGATCATCGCAGCCCATATCAGCGTGACCGCGCACGTATTCTGCATTCAGCAGCATTTCGTCGGCTTCAAGCCAAAACACAAGTGCTTGGCGTTGGCATGAATGACTTTTATCGTACTCGGCTAACACATTCATTAGAAGTGTCACAAATTGGTACTGGCATTACTGCTCAACTACGTCGAAAATATCCGGACCTTAGGTATTTACTCAATTCAATGAGCCTCATTGAATCGATTTGTTTGGCTCACGACATCGGTCATCCACCTTTTGGCCACGGCGGTGAAGTCGCATTAAATTACATGATGCGCCATCATGGTGGCTTTGAAGGCAACGGCCAAACCTTTCGAATTTTAACTCGTTTAGAACCCTATACCCCTTCATGGGGGATGAACCTTACTCGGCGTACTTTACTTGGGGTAATGAAATACCCAGCAACGTATTCGCAATTGTATATCAATCAAAATAGGCCAGACATAGCCAATCATCGCCAACTAAAACCCTCAGAATGGCCACCGGTAAAAGGATTATTTGATGATGATATACCCATTATTGATTGGGTATTAGCGGCATTATCAGAATCGGATAGGCAGTTGTTTATTAGCAGTGAACAAAGCCATACACATGTAGATTATCCCCATTTAAAAACGCGCTATAAGTCATTTGATTGCTCGATTATGGAATTGGCAGATGACATTGCTTATGCGGTACACGATCTCGAGGATGCTATTGTAATGGGAATTGTCAACCAACATCAGTGGCAGCGCGATGTGGTTGGGCAGTTAACTGAAATCAAAGATCAATGGCTGATATCGGAAATCGCTAACATTGGTGACAAGCTATTCTCTCATGAACATCATTTACGCAAAGATGCTATCGGTACCTTAGTCAACGGTTTCGTCACCGCGATTGGCATTAGTACCAACCCACAATTTGACGAAGACTTATTAAAATATAATGCCGAATTAGAGCCAGACTTTGCAGCAGCATTACATGTACTGAAACAATTAGTTTTCAAGTATGTTATTCGTAAACCTGAAATCCAGATGCTGGAATATAAGGGCCAACAGATTGTGATGGAATTGTTTGAAGCGTTTGCCTCGGATCCTGAACGTCTGTTACCACTTAATACTCGAGACCGATGGTTAGCAGAGCGTAATGACAATAATAATCCAATGCGGGTGATTGCTGATTATATTTCTGGGATGACCGATGAATTTGCCGGTCGCTTACATCAGCAATTATTTGGTTCAAAAACCGCAGGCATTATGGAGTTAAGTCGCGAGCAATAA